In one Roseinatronobacter monicus genomic region, the following are encoded:
- the scpB gene encoding SMC-Scp complex subunit ScpB: MAKKRAPDFDRDLSDLPPELRWREWMKRIEAVLFASAAPVAREDLARVVGQGASVDLLIEDLRADVETRPYEIAKCGNGWLLRTRAAYGPAIRAAADATEQALNLSDHDVAVLAAIAYHQPISRDGLKDIFGKDISRDLIGRLSERDLIAPGPREPRRGAPYTFVTTDAFLAAFDLTSLADLPDPEQLQDAGLAQAPLDPLDQGDDAALSE; encoded by the coding sequence ATGGCAAAAAAGCGCGCGCCCGATTTTGACCGCGACTTGTCCGATCTGCCGCCAGAGCTGCGCTGGCGGGAATGGATGAAGCGCATCGAGGCGGTGCTCTTTGCAAGCGCTGCGCCGGTCGCGCGCGAAGATCTGGCCCGCGTGGTGGGGCAGGGAGCCTCAGTCGATCTGCTGATCGAGGATTTGAGGGCTGACGTGGAAACCCGCCCCTATGAAATTGCCAAATGTGGCAACGGGTGGCTTTTGCGCACGCGCGCGGCTTATGGCCCCGCCATCCGCGCGGCAGCTGATGCTACAGAGCAGGCCTTGAATCTAAGCGACCATGATGTGGCTGTTCTGGCCGCAATCGCCTATCACCAGCCCATCAGCCGCGACGGGCTGAAAGATATCTTTGGCAAGGACATCAGCCGCGATCTGATCGGGCGGCTGTCCGAGCGTGACCTGATCGCGCCGGGACCTCGCGAACCCCGCCGCGGGGCGCCCTATACATTCGTGACCACAGACGCGTTTCTGGCCGCGTTTGATCTGACCTCGCTCGCCGATCTGCCGGACCCGGAGCAATTACAGGATGCTGGTCTGGCACAAGCACCTTTGGATCCATTAGATCAGGGGGATGACGCTGCGCTGTCAGAATAA
- a CDS encoding DUF1403 family protein → MTRALQSDPDLWPRRLPDWLARAPSDAPESAGLYAGAALALLDVARSNPSLPQSAWRARLSLTAAAHTVSLSGRPEREAALRDILCLLRPGEQPGPAGDIALAWHRASARPVSEASLQRVFPGLGAPQLALWRKAAAGDPVAQAAHIIEAVLTDAPRDHVPALILADAALARALGWTHLIALLGAHLPRRDLTLRGDDLRLACYKALLRATGDALSLATDLTRRAAQLHAVAPKLRSKQADRGVDMVLSRDAIAPSALTVLMSDRAARRFCDRLVDLGALRELTGRDAFRLYGL, encoded by the coding sequence ATGACACGCGCCTTGCAATCCGACCCCGACCTCTGGCCCCGCCGCCTGCCGGACTGGCTGGCGCGCGCCCCGAGTGACGCCCCTGAAAGCGCGGGGCTTTACGCAGGCGCGGCGCTGGCTTTGCTGGATGTCGCAAGGTCTAACCCGTCCCTGCCACAGTCCGCGTGGCGGGCGCGGCTCTCGCTGACGGCTGCAGCGCATACAGTATCGCTCTCTGGCCGCCCTGAACGCGAAGCGGCGCTGCGCGATATCCTGTGCCTGTTGCGGCCCGGGGAACAGCCCGGGCCTGCAGGCGACATTGCACTGGCCTGGCACCGCGCGAGCGCGCGCCCTGTGTCCGAGGCCAGTTTGCAGCGCGTCTTTCCAGGTTTGGGCGCACCGCAGCTCGCGCTTTGGCGCAAGGCTGCGGCCGGCGATCCGGTGGCGCAGGCGGCCCATATAATCGAGGCGGTTTTGACCGATGCCCCGCGCGATCATGTGCCCGCGTTGATTTTGGCCGATGCCGCACTGGCGCGCGCCCTGGGCTGGACGCATCTGATCGCGCTCTTGGGGGCGCATCTGCCACGCCGCGATCTGACATTGCGCGGGGATGACCTGCGTCTGGCCTGTTACAAAGCTTTGCTGCGCGCGACCGGTGATGCGCTGTCTCTCGCCACCGATCTGACGCGCCGCGCCGCGCAGTTGCATGCGGTGGCCCCCAAGCTGCGGAGCAAACAGGCGGACAGGGGGGTTGATATGGTCTTGAGCCGCGATGCCATCGCCCCGTCGGCGCTGACCGTGCTGATGTCGGATCGTGCGGCACGGCGGTTTTGCGACCGGCTGGTGGATTTGGGCGCTCTGCGCGAATTGACCGGGCGGGACGCATTCCGGCTCTACGGGTTGTGA